The DNA segment GCCATATGTATTTGGTATTCAGATTCACCGCGGTAAAACGCCTCGGCTGCCGCCCGGTGGCCCAACACCGCCGCTTCATTAGCCTGCCGTATGCAGGCCTGCTCATAATCACTTTTATAAGCGCGGTAGTAATCTATAGCCGTTAACAAGCTTTCACAGTTAGTCGTGCAGTTTGTTAAGTTTTTTATACACGCCTGCGCAGGGCCTATATAAGCGATTTTTTCTTCGTTGCTAGCTAACCATTGCGGTAACTCTTTTGGATGGTCAAAGCTAACAACCTCAAAAGCCTGCTGCACTAGCGCATCATCTAAGGGCGCGGGCTGGTGCCAAATATCTTCGGGGAAGTAATATAATAAAGTGGGCTTGCTTGCTTGGCAATCGATAATCAGCCACGAGCCTGCAGCCTCTACTAGATTTAACCAGCTGGCAAAATACGGATTAAGTTTAAAGGGGTAATCGCCATCATCGCGAAAGTGATAGTTAATATCCCCGGCAGCAATAAGCAGCCGGCCATAACCTTGCTCACTTAATAATTGGCAAGTCTGGCTAAACTGTTGCTGTATATGCTGAAGATACTGCTGGGATAAACTGCTGGGGACCACATCACACCTCTAATGCTTACTTATGTTTTTTGCTACTGTTTGTTGCTTTCTGCTTTTTTATTGACTGCCCGTTAGATTATTCCGGGTTGCGCCATTCCAAGCCATCTAAGGGGTAGCCTGAAAACCACATGGGCTCATCCAGTACAAAATAACTGGTTATTTTTCCTATGCCTAAGGGGCTTTGCAATAAGTTATCGCAGAGCTCATTGAAATCGGCAATGGTGGAACAAACTACAAAAGCAATATAATTGATTTCACCATTCACGCGCAGGCAATCGCAAAACTCTGGGTATTTCTTAACACCCTTTTCAAAGACACTAAAATCCTGATAGCCCTGGTTTTTTAAGGTGATATGCAAATAAGCTTTAACATTAATACACAGCTTGTTGATATCTACCGCCATCACATACTGCAAAATGTAGGCTGACTCCTCTAAAGCTTTTACTCGCTGCAGGCAGGCACTGGGGGAAAGCCCTATACGTTCGGCCAGCTCATTGTTGCTAATACGCGCATTGCCCTGTAACTCTTTTAAAATATTACGGTTAATGCGGTCCATCTTAATTGGTTTTTTTGACATCAAGGTCTCCCGGTTTAGCGCTTAGTCGCTAAACGATAACACTCTAGCTAAGCTTAGTATGGCGCAATATCACCCTAAAGGCGGCGGATTGCATTGCACTATTCCGTAATTACTGCGGTTAGCGCAGGGCACTTCAAAAAATAATTTTTGCGCTTTCTAGGACAATAGATGGATACGATAATAGATTGCTACGGCAATAATAGTTCGTATTCCTTACTCTGTAACCCGCTCTATTAAGGCCATGCTATGTCTTTATCTACCGCCACCACTCCTAAGGTCACTATAGAAACCCCGCTAGGCCCCATTATTGTGGAGCTATACCCACAACAGGCCCCACTAACCGTGGCCAACTTTTTACAGTATTGCCAGCAGGGTTTGTTTGCTAACAGCAGTTTTTTTCGCATTGTTAACGAGCACAACGCCCAACAAGCCGAAGACGCCAACGCAAGTATACAAGTGATACAAGGTGGTTTGGCGCCCGGTGATAAGCGCTTACTACCCCCCATCGCCCACGAAAGCACAGAGCAAACAGGACTATTGCACGAAGACGGAGTGATTTCTATGGCACGCTTTGAGCCAGGCACCGCCGATGGCAGTTTCTTTTTTTGTATAGGTGAGCAACCAGCGCTGAATTTTGCCGGCAAGCGCTACGCCGATGGCCTAGGCTTTGCTGCCTTTGGCCGCATTATTAGCGGCCGCCAAGTATTAGAAGCTATTTATCACTTAGCGGAAGACGAAGAATATTTAAAAGATGAGATTTCGATAATCAGTATTTATCAAATATAAAACCCTAAGCGGCTTAGCCGCTTAGGGTGAACCTCCTTGTTCAACATAGCCATCACGCCTGCTCGCCGCTAAACCGTGCTTAAGCCTTACCGTAGATTTTTTCAGCTAACTCAGCACTGATATAGCCGTTGCGTATATCTTCTTGCACTAAAGCCGGCGCGCGTTTTTTAGCGTCGCCCCAACCCGCCCCAGTACCGGTAACCAGCCGCACGGTATCGCCCTGCTTAACCGCTACCCGGCTACCCTTACTAAACTGCTGTAGTACTTGGCCATCTCTTAATACTTGGGCGTAGTTGCAAGAGCCCACATCGCCGCCGTCTATGCCCCAGGGTGGCGTTTTGCCGCGACCAAAAAAAGTGGAGATTTCGGCATCGCCCGATATCGCTTTGTAATCTAACACCACGCCTTTGCCGCCGCGGTGCTCACCGGTACCGGCACCGGCGTCATGATCATTAAAAGCGTATTGCTCTACCCGCACGCCGTAGCGCGCCTCGGTGATTTCTACCGGTATGTTGCGGGTTTCGCCATTGCCTACACAAAACTGGCCACTCTCGCCGTCTTTATCCACCCCTGCGCCCCAGCCGCCCAACAAGGGCTGCACTAATAAATAACTATCGCCTTGGCTGTTTTTACCCGACATCACCATAGAGCATACCGAACCATACTCACCAGCCTGCAACACGCCGGGCATGGCGGTGCATAGCGCCTTGCGCATCACGTCGGCGGCATACACCATGGTTTCAAAATACGACGATACCGGTGCTGGTTTTTGCACCGTACATAGTGTGCCCTCGGGGCATATCACTTCTATGCAACGAAAGCAGCCATCGGTAGCGGGCACGCCGGGGTCGGCTATACCCATAAAGACTTCCCTAGCCGAAGATACCAACGCCCCCCTGGGCATATTAATACCGCCGGGCACTTGCGGGCTGGTGCCGGTAAAGTCGACAATAAATTTACTATCGGTAATAGTGACTTTTACTTGTATATGAAAAGGGCCATTGCCCAAGCCATCTTCATCAATAATATCGTCGGCATAAAATTCACCGCGGGGCAGTTTTTTAAACTGCTCGGCTACCATGGCTTCGCCGTGGTCCAATAATTGGGTAATCGAATTTTGCACCGTGTCTAAGCTATATTTTTCTATTAAGCTCAGCAGGCGGCGTTCGCCCACTTGCAACGATGCCGAACAGGCCCATAGGTCGCCCAA comes from the Dasania marina DSM 21967 genome and includes:
- a CDS encoding Lrp/AsnC family transcriptional regulator; this translates as MSKKPIKMDRINRNILKELQGNARISNNELAERIGLSPSACLQRVKALEESAYILQYVMAVDINKLCINVKAYLHITLKNQGYQDFSVFEKGVKKYPEFCDCLRVNGEINYIAFVVCSTIADFNELCDNLLQSPLGIGKITSYFVLDEPMWFSGYPLDGLEWRNPE
- a CDS encoding peptidylprolyl isomerase, translated to MSLSTATTPKVTIETPLGPIIVELYPQQAPLTVANFLQYCQQGLFANSSFFRIVNEHNAQQAEDANASIQVIQGGLAPGDKRLLPPIAHESTEQTGLLHEDGVISMARFEPGTADGSFFFCIGEQPALNFAGKRYADGLGFAAFGRIISGRQVLEAIYHLAEDEEYLKDEISIISIYQI
- a CDS encoding hydantoinase B/oxoprolinase family protein — translated: MNKATNDIFTIEIVKNSLVAIGEEMFLALKRSSMSPIIYEALDYGIGITDATGCLIAQGNGIPGFIGTLDGAVKAILAKYENRSIDEGDVFIINDPYSGGGTHLSDVSMVKPVFYKGELIAWTANKAHWTEIGGKDPGSFSADASEIYQEGLQFPGIKVFAKGVANDAILEMIRANVRLPDMTLGDLWACSASLQVGERRLLSLIEKYSLDTVQNSITQLLDHGEAMVAEQFKKLPRGEFYADDIIDEDGLGNGPFHIQVKVTITDSKFIVDFTGTSPQVPGGINMPRGALVSSAREVFMGIADPGVPATDGCFRCIEVICPEGTLCTVQKPAPVSSYFETMVYAADVMRKALCTAMPGVLQAGEYGSVCSMVMSGKNSQGDSYLLVQPLLGGWGAGVDKDGESGQFCVGNGETRNIPVEITEARYGVRVEQYAFNDHDAGAGTGEHRGGKGVVLDYKAISGDAEISTFFGRGKTPPWGIDGGDVGSCNYAQVLRDGQVLQQFSKGSRVAVKQGDTVRLVTGTGAGWGDAKKRAPALVQEDIRNGYISAELAEKIYGKA